A genomic segment from Halorubrum depositum encodes:
- a CDS encoding DUF7853 family protein gives MTPPTNGNLSLSREEAWIAHAALLDAGAVAAAAGDDPPAQRRPIRRIERDRALAPEGTELLRDALIDYLGDAPVRDRAPGRALLRRVDEAVESRAPSSPRDAGRGA, from the coding sequence ATGACCCCTCCGACGAACGGGAACCTCTCGCTCTCCCGCGAAGAGGCGTGGATCGCCCACGCCGCCCTGCTCGACGCGGGCGCGGTCGCGGCCGCCGCCGGCGACGATCCCCCCGCGCAGCGCCGACCGATCCGGCGCATCGAGCGCGATCGCGCGCTCGCCCCCGAGGGCACCGAGCTGCTCCGCGACGCGCTGATCGACTACCTCGGCGACGCTCCCGTGCGCGACCGGGCTCCGGGGCGGGCGCTGCTGCGCCGGGTCGACGAGGCGGTCGAGTCCCGAGCGCCGTCGTCCCCGCGGGACGCGGGCCGGGGCGCCTGA
- the pstC gene encoding phosphate ABC transporter permease subunit PstC — protein sequence MTDSTESPDLQRRSGLRRLKEGTYGGLFAACAAVTLLTTVAIFVTLLSDAVVFFQEVAIAEFLTGTNWSPNPAGGGQAFGIIPLLIGTIVVTVTAAFIALPVGTLTAIYLSEYATSNARSILKPLLEILAGIPTVVYGYFALVYVTPALKATLFPEMSTFNALSASIMVGIMTIPMVSSISEDAMSAVPDDLRQAGYGLGATKFEVSTGIVVPASISGIASSYILAVSRAIGETMIVVVAMGAQARMPAVREAAFGIPFINPADVLLDSGMTITVAMVQIAGGDLTGGSIPYDSMFALGLTLFVVTLAMNVISDIIAQRYREEY from the coding sequence GTGACAGATAGTACCGAGAGCCCCGATCTCCAGCGTCGGAGCGGGCTCAGACGACTGAAGGAGGGAACCTACGGCGGCCTCTTCGCCGCGTGCGCGGCGGTCACCCTGCTCACGACGGTCGCGATCTTCGTGACGCTGCTGTCGGACGCAGTGGTGTTCTTCCAAGAGGTAGCGATCGCCGAGTTCCTGACCGGCACCAACTGGAGCCCGAACCCGGCCGGCGGCGGGCAGGCGTTCGGCATCATCCCCCTGCTGATCGGGACGATCGTCGTGACGGTCACGGCGGCGTTCATCGCGCTCCCCGTGGGGACGCTGACGGCGATCTACCTCAGCGAGTACGCAACGTCGAACGCGCGCTCGATACTGAAGCCGCTCCTCGAGATCCTCGCCGGCATCCCGACGGTCGTGTACGGCTACTTCGCGCTGGTGTACGTCACGCCGGCGCTGAAGGCGACGCTGTTCCCGGAAATGAGCACCTTCAACGCGCTCTCGGCGTCGATCATGGTCGGCATCATGACGATCCCGATGGTGTCGTCGATCTCGGAGGACGCGATGAGCGCGGTCCCCGACGACCTGCGGCAGGCGGGCTACGGGCTCGGCGCGACGAAGTTCGAGGTGTCGACCGGGATCGTGGTCCCCGCCTCGATCTCGGGGATCGCCTCGTCGTACATCCTCGCGGTGTCGCGCGCCATCGGCGAGACGATGATCGTCGTCGTCGCGATGGGCGCGCAGGCGCGGATGCCGGCGGTCCGGGAGGCCGCGTTCGGAATTCCGTTCATCAACCCCGCCGACGTCCTCCTGGACTCCGGGATGACGATCACGGTCGCGATGGTGCAGATCGCCGGCGGCGACCTCACGGGCGGGTCGATCCCGTACGACTCGATGTTCGCGCTCGGACTCACGCTGTTCGTGGTGACGCTCGCAATGAACGTGATCAGTGACATCATCGCGCAACGCTACCGGGAGGAGTACTGA
- a CDS encoding PstS family phosphate ABC transporter substrate-binding protein — MASSHDADTTEITRRKSLAALAGVGALGLAGCTQSSGDGSDGGSGDGSDGGDDTLSGSINIAGSSTVFPLMSAIAEDFAAEHDQVSVDISSTGSGGGFSNYFCVGDTDFNNASREIQPAEEELCAENGVEYVELIAATDALTVVVNPEADWIDSLTVEELAQIWEEDPAQTWDEVRDEFPNEEIERFGAADTSGTYDYFIETILEERGHTGDYQATEQDNSIAQGVSGSEYAIGYFGFAYYFQNPDQLKALGIDSGEGPVEPSLETAASGEYSPLSRSLYTYPSIESLGKEHVAEFARYFVEQTTNEELVAGDVGYVPATEETQEEQMEILEDAIEQAQG; from the coding sequence ATGGCTTCCAGCCACGACGCAGACACTACGGAGATCACACGGCGGAAATCGCTCGCGGCGCTCGCCGGTGTCGGGGCCCTCGGCCTCGCCGGTTGTACGCAGAGCTCCGGGGACGGTTCCGACGGCGGCTCCGGAGACGGCTCCGACGGCGGAGACGACACGCTCTCCGGGTCGATCAACATCGCCGGGTCCTCGACCGTCTTCCCGCTGATGAGCGCGATCGCGGAGGATTTCGCGGCCGAACACGATCAGGTCTCGGTCGACATCAGCTCGACCGGCTCCGGCGGCGGGTTCTCCAACTACTTCTGCGTCGGCGACACCGATTTCAACAACGCGAGCCGTGAGATCCAGCCCGCGGAGGAGGAGCTGTGCGCGGAGAACGGCGTCGAGTACGTCGAGCTCATCGCGGCGACGGACGCGCTCACGGTCGTCGTCAACCCCGAGGCCGACTGGATCGACTCCCTCACCGTCGAGGAGCTCGCGCAGATCTGGGAGGAGGACCCCGCCCAGACGTGGGACGAGGTCCGCGACGAGTTCCCGAACGAGGAGATCGAGCGGTTCGGCGCCGCCGACACCTCCGGGACGTACGACTACTTCATCGAGACGATCTTAGAGGAGCGCGGCCACACCGGCGACTACCAGGCGACCGAGCAGGACAACTCGATCGCGCAGGGGGTCTCGGGGAGCGAGTACGCGATCGGCTACTTCGGCTTCGCGTACTACTTCCAGAACCCCGACCAGCTCAAGGCGCTCGGGATCGACTCCGGCGAGGGGCCGGTCGAACCGAGCCTCGAGACGGCCGCCTCCGGCGAGTACAGCCCCCTCTCGCGGTCGCTGTACACGTACCCCTCGATCGAGTCGCTCGGTAAGGAGCACGTCGCCGAGTTCGCCCGGTACTTCGTCGAGCAGACGACGAACGAGGAGCTCGTCGCCGGCGACGTCGGATACGTGCCCGCGACCGAGGAGACCCAGGAGGAGCAGATGGAGATCCTCGAAGACGCCATCGAGCAGGCGCAGGGCTGA